ACCAGAAGAAGTGTTTGGGTCCCAACCCAGACCTACGCCCAGCTTGTTAAGACCCATCGTTACGCGTTGTCCTTTTTTTAACTTTATTCCCATTATACTTAAAAATACTCCTTAAACCTCTAATCCATATTTTTGAACAAAGAAACCTAAATCTTCCATGTATCCAATTCCCATAGCTTCAAACTTCCATTGGCCTGAACGCTTATACAGCCTTCCGAACTCTATCGATTTTTCAACGGAATAATCTTCATCCAATTCATAAATCATAATTTCTTCATTGGACTTTTTATCTGTGATACGAATGTAAGAGTTTCTTACCTGACCAAAATTTTGACCTCGTTCTTCGGCTTCATGTATCGTCACCACAAACACTATCTGATCGACTCTAGAATCAAGTTTCGAGATATCAACGCTGATCACTTCATCATCGCCATCGCCATCGCCGGTTCTGTTATCTCCGGTATGAACGACTGCCTTGTCAGCCGATTCAAGTTGATTATAAAAAACAATAAATGATTCAGAAATCGTATTGCCAGACTCATCCAACATAAATGCTGTCACATCAAGGTCTGACTCTCCTCTTGAATTAATATCCCAACCCAAGCCTACGTTGAAGCTATTCGTCTCGATATTAGATCTTTGCCCTTTTACTAAATTTACTGCCATGAATTCCTTCCAAAAAAATGAATCTGATTTATAAAATAATACAAATAATCGATGTTCATATCGTAAGCATCTAATATTTAGTTCTAATGAAATTGATAATTCATTCTCATCACAAGTAACTAAAAATATCAATTTATATACTTTTTTGTTAAAAACAATAAAGCTAACCATGATTTTAAAAAAGTTAAAAAAAATATTCTTATATAACTATAACTAAAAACTATTTCACACTCTTATTATCAATGCTTTAATCATTGCTAGAATGAATTAAAGAGTTAAATATCAAATTAAATTGAAATAAAAGTCATAATTCATCAATAAAAATCATATCATAAAAAACAATTAAAACATCTAAAATCACAATAAATTTATCTGAAAAAATAAATATTAAACCCATTAAACACTCAATAATTTAACTGAAAATCAATATAAGTACAAATTAAAAAAGACTGAAGCAGGTAAAAACACTGCGACAGCCTCCGTTAATAGACACAATCAATCAACAAGCTATTGCCTATAATAATAACTTGTCATTCATAAACATCTATTATCTTTAATTATTATATTAAATATTAAAAAATGAATTTATTCAACTACAGTTAATCAAAAGTATTGCTCTGTTCCAAAAATTCTAACCCTTTTACATTTGAAGCTGATTTTATTCTACCAGCAATTCGAAAAAAAACAAGCTTACAGCTTTTTCAAAAAATGCCTTTTTTACCAAAATGAATAAATAATTACCCAAAAATGTCGGATAACAACTGTAAAATTTGCTCTGAATCAGATTGACAACAAAATTCAAAAAAATGGGAGCAACAAACAGCATTATCAGAATTCTTTATGGAGCTTTTTTAACATTCTTCGGCGCCAACGGTATTAACCAGTCCAAGCTTATACTCAACTAGGTTTCAGACCTTGGACTCTTCACCGAAACAACAGGCTATCTTTTCATGGGAATCGCCATCTTTGAGATTATTATTGGAACCTTGCTAATCTCTAATATCGCAGTGCCTTTAGCTACACTTGCCATTTTTCCAGTAGCCATATTCGCATTCTTCTATCATCTATCAATTGATATCCACGGAATTAGCGGAGCCGCATTCGCTTTAGTATTCAACATCATTCTGTTTATCCAGCATTTCGATTCTTATAAGATGCTTTTAGTTTCCAAATAACTATACTTCAAAGGCATAAGTCATATTGATCAGACAACTTATACCATCATCCTTTAAGCTAATTGGGAAAATACTTCATATAGTATACGCTTAAACTTCCTTGGTCTATTCTTTCTGTCAATACAAAGCCTTTTTTCTTGTATATCTCCACATTCATGGCGTTGCCCGTCTCTAGGAAAACCGGCAAGTTTCTAACTGCGCATTCTTCAAGCATAGGGTTCATCAAACGACTAGCCAAGCCTCTCCCCTGTGCTTCTGGAGAAACTGCGATCGAATACAAATAATAAAACGCTTGATTTTTGGGGAACTGCTTTGCGGTATTGGTTTTGTTATTCAAATTCCGAATCACGCAATCCAAGCCCATATTCCATAAAAACGAAAAATCTCTCTTCAAGCCTCCAATCGTTAATGCCGATTTTTTTTCCGTTTTCCATAAAGCGACCGCCATGTTATCATTTGTAAGATAAATCTCTCCTTCTTCGAAAGCATCTTCTATAAGATAATCCATTATAAGCTCAAGCTTATTTTGCTTAGGAGATTGCTCAATCAACCACATTATATGGGGATCATGCCTGAATGAGTCTATTAAGATATTTTTGATGATCGGCTTATCATTTCTATTTGCTAACTTCAAGCCAGGGCTTTGAATCATAGATTTCATACTTCTGATGTTATTGAAGCACAAAGCTAACGCTCATAAAAGTGAATTCATTTGACAATTATCAAATAATCAGATCAACGAGCATTTGCTCTTATTCGGCTCAATGTCTCCAGCGTAACCCCCAAATAAGAAGCGATATAAGTCAGTGGAATTTGCTTTAAAATGTATGAATTATTCTCCAGCAAAAAACGATACCGCTCAGCCGCGGTGCAAAACTGTATGGAGTGCAATCGCTCTTCAAGCAATAAAACGTAGGCGGAAGTCAACGTCTCTCGAATCTCCCTCAATTCAGGATACTTGTCTTTAATCATCTCAAAATCTTGAATGCTCATCCTATACACCTTGCTATCCACAACCGCTTGAATTGTCTCATCACTTTCCTTTTTGAGCAAAGAACTTCGAAAATTCGTCGCTACGTCATTGGGAAACGTAAAGCCTGTAGTTACCTCTATTCCTTTTTTAGTATAAAAATTCCTCAAGATGCCTTCCTCAACAAAGTAGTAATAATTGCAAACACTGCCTTCCTTAAGCAAGCAATCGCTTTTACTTATCGAAAGGAGCTCCAGGTACTTCTCCGCCTCCGTCATCATCAGCTTTTTTAGCTTGGGTATCGCATGACTATTTATGTAAGTCAAGTAATCCATGAAAATATATTAATTGATTTGCTCTCAAAATAAATGCTTGCTCAAAGGTAAGTTGAACAATAGGTTTACATTTCCTTTGTCTCATTTGTTTGATATCTTATCAAAATAGTTCATTTACTTAATCGGTATGCACAAATCCACTATCGCTTTCTTCTCTGGATGGCTATTGAAGTCGTTGTAATAAATTCCAAAAGGCTCTCGATCCGCTTTTTGATATTCATTTTCATTCATCCATAAAAATAATCCAGTCCACGCCTGCTCAAACTCCTGCATGCCTAATTCAAAACTTCCGACGATAAATTTTCCTTCAGGGATAAATTTTAGTCTGACCTCCTCTTTTGCTTGCTTTAGCTCTTTTTGAAGAAGCAAACAAGCATCCATTCTCACTTTATGAGGTTCAGTAACCTTGAAGCTGTCATGATAGATTGTGATCATTTGGCTTTGATCATTCATTAAGCCTTCTGACATTCCCCATTGCACAAGTTTTTGATAATTACGTCCCAACTCTTCCAACCCCATACTGTGGATATAAGCGACTTGCATCGCTGGCAAATTCTTAATGCCTACCTTTTTCGCATTTTTCATAATCCATTGTTTTAGTTCATTGATAAAACAAATGTATTGTTCCGAATCAGGATAGACTTGGCCATTCTTGCTATTTATCATTTTAATCCTTAAGAACTTATTGGGATGCTCAAGTCTGAAAGCTGTAGGACTCATGCCGTAATACTTTTTGAAAGATCGGGTAAATGAAGAATTATCCTGAAAACCAAACATCAAAGCAATCTCAGTAATACTCGTCAAATGATGAACAAGCTCAGATGCCGACTTCTCAATTTTTCGTCTAACAATATACCCATTGGGAGTTTCACTTGTAATCATCTTAAAAATACGATGAAAGTGATAAGGCGACATGCTAGCTTGGTTTGCCAATACTTCCAATGACAAATCCTCATTCAAATTACGATCTATGTACTCAAAAACATCATGGATTTTGATACGATGATAGCTTTTCACTGCTTTTTCCTAATTAACCTTCAACTTCTGCCCGATGCTGATGGTATTAGACTTCAAGCCATTCAGGCGTTTTATCTGATCCACGGACATGCCGTATTTTCTCGACAACGAATAAAGCGTATCTCCTTTGGCTACTGTATGCGTTTTAGCACTGCTGTTCGACTTTGTCTTCTTAGGAGTTTCTTGTTTAGGCGCCTTGCTTTTTCCTTTCAATACCAGTTGATCATATTTATGAAGATCATAACGCTCGATAAGATCGATTAGCTTTTGCGGATATCTACTATCAGTCGCATAACCTGCCTTTTTCAATCCATGCGCCCAAGATTTGTAATCATGAGGCTTGTATTTATACAGAAACTGGTATCGACTTTTCTTCAAGAACAAGGAATGATCATTGAAGGACTCTCTTGGATGATTGTACTTTCTGAAACATTCACCCTTGCGATTATCGTCATGATATACTTTCTTACCCTTCCAGTCCGAATGGCATTTGATTCCAAAGTGGTTATTGGAACGCTTGGCTAGATCACTCTCTCCACTGCCTGACTCTAATATCCCTTGAGCCAGAGTGATACTCGCCGGAATCTTGTGGGTTTTCATCTGGCTCATCGCAATATCAGAATATGTATCGATATACCTGTGTACTTTATTATTATAACTGCCTGAGCTTGCTTTTCTTTGTACTGTAGGCTTTGATGTTACTTGAACTTTTTTGCTCGTGCTGCACCCAATCATAGCGCATGCAGAAAATAACATGAGTAATGATAAAAATCTATTCATATTTAAAAATAGGAGTAATTAACAATCTATTCTAGGATAAAGCCTTGTATCAATATGCTATAACTATCCCTTGGAACTATTTCCTTAAATGAAAAATACGAATATTTTCTAACTGATTACTTATTCAATGACTGGAATAAACACAATATCCACAAAATAATTAGTCATCAGGACTGTACCATGAACTATTTGGAGTTTAATAAAACTAATTGAAGCCATATCATAAATATAAATTGCTAACAAACCTTTTACCGTTAACTTATCACTCTTTGTTAAACAATCTACTAAGTTGAAATTTACACCAATCAGTCTCTTGTATAATAATTTCATTTAATTTTCTTTCCCAATCTATTTCAGGTAATAGAATATGACAATAATAACTATCTTCAAAAAATAATTGCATCGATTTTAATAACGCTCCATGTACCTGTTTTGATAATACTTGTATATCGTAATAAACTTCTCCTCTTTCTAAACCATTAATTAAATTTTTGAACTTATAAAATACATGTGTATAATCTTCAAGTGAAACAAAATCAACACCTTCAATTTCTAAATTCCCACTCCTACTCACTTCTTGCATACTTTTTCTCTGTAGTTTTTTAGAGGAAATTCTTAATATTTCCTGAAAGCACCCAGTCCAACCCAATCCAGATTCTGGATCATACCATAACAATGATCTATCTAGCACCAGTTGAATAAAAATAAGTAAACTCTTGTTATTGGCTTTATCAATTAGAGAATCAATATCATCTTGAATATTAATTTTTGGACAGCAATAATGATCCAACAAAGAAAGATGAATAGCATCTAAGTTATAAATGGATTTAGTTTTCATCCAAATCACAGCATCCTCTTTAGACAGAAATGTTCTACTTATAATAAATAATCTAATAATATTATGTTCATGAGCCCATGAATGCTCATTATCTACGATTGGAAGTGATACATTAACCCATTTATACCTACTATTAATAAGTT
The Aureibacter tunicatorum DNA segment above includes these coding regions:
- a CDS encoding TerD family protein, which produces MAVNLVKGQRSNIETNSFNVGLGWDINSRGESDLDVTAFMLDESGNTISESFIVFYNQLESADKAVVHTGDNRTGDGDGDDEVISVDISKLDSRVDQIVFVVTIHEAEERGQNFGQVRNSYIRITDKKSNEEIMIYELDEDYSVEKSIEFGRLYKRSGQWKFEAMGIGYMEDLGFFVQKYGLEV
- a CDS encoding GNAT family N-acetyltransferase → MKSMIQSPGLKLANRNDKPIIKNILIDSFRHDPHIMWLIEQSPKQNKLELIMDYLIEDAFEEGEIYLTNDNMAVALWKTEKKSALTIGGLKRDFSFLWNMGLDCVIRNLNNKTNTAKQFPKNQAFYYLYSIAVSPEAQGRGLASRLMNPMLEECAVRNLPVFLETGNAMNVEIYKKKGFVLTERIDQGSLSVYYMKYFPN
- a CDS encoding Crp/Fnr family transcriptional regulator, with protein sequence MDYLTYINSHAIPKLKKLMMTEAEKYLELLSISKSDCLLKEGSVCNYYYFVEEGILRNFYTKKGIEVTTGFTFPNDVATNFRSSLLKKESDETIQAVVDSKVYRMSIQDFEMIKDKYPELREIRETLTSAYVLLLEERLHSIQFCTAAERYRFLLENNSYILKQIPLTYIASYLGVTLETLSRIRANAR
- a CDS encoding AraC family transcriptional regulator, encoding MKSYHRIKIHDVFEYIDRNLNEDLSLEVLANQASMSPYHFHRIFKMITSETPNGYIVRRKIEKSASELVHHLTSITEIALMFGFQDNSSFTRSFKKYYGMSPTAFRLEHPNKFLRIKMINSKNGQVYPDSEQYICFINELKQWIMKNAKKVGIKNLPAMQVAYIHSMGLEELGRNYQKLVQWGMSEGLMNDQSQMITIYHDSFKVTEPHKVRMDACLLLQKELKQAKEEVRLKFIPEGKFIVGSFELGMQEFEQAWTGLFLWMNENEYQKADREPFGIYYNDFNSHPEKKAIVDLCIPIK
- a CDS encoding glucosaminidase domain-containing protein — translated: MNRFLSLLMLFSACAMIGCSTSKKVQVTSKPTVQRKASSGSYNNKVHRYIDTYSDIAMSQMKTHKIPASITLAQGILESGSGESDLAKRSNNHFGIKCHSDWKGKKVYHDDNRKGECFRKYNHPRESFNDHSLFLKKSRYQFLYKYKPHDYKSWAHGLKKAGYATDSRYPQKLIDLIERYDLHKYDQLVLKGKSKAPKQETPKKTKSNSSAKTHTVAKGDTLYSLSRKYGMSVDQIKRLNGLKSNTISIGQKLKVN